Proteins encoded within one genomic window of Microbacterium sp. LKL04:
- a CDS encoding sensor histidine kinase, whose protein sequence is MLVLQLVTQVCVVAACAGVFLFLGVQQLRAEAESSALNIARSVATTPDVRELVADYSADPGTPGAAALQDGPLQTYAGAVTSRTDVLFVVITDDHGIRLAHPDPDRLGEVVSTSFDEALAGREVVTWESGTLGESARAKVPVYAPGAADRPVGEVSVGFERASVFRDLPALLTGIAVAVLIALVLGAVAALLMRRRLERVTLGLQPEELAALVQTQTAVFESADEGVVAVDPDGVVRVWSDAATRMLGVRVEPGSALADAPVDRAAREALSTGAPSGIAVGDRIIYIDVRPVRRGSRALGTAAILRDRTDLLALTERLDGVRTLTDALRAQRHEFANRLHAASGLLDAGRGDEARDFLREVSGRGAVDPRVAGLDAVTDPVLQSFLGAMAESARERGVELRVGEETLLRSTLREVEDSLAVLGNLVGNAVTAAASLSEGPSWVEVTLLDAVEEDGLVVTVADSGAGIADPGDVFAARTRSDTDTAVHGHGIGLPLSREIARRRGGEVWIIDAGGDGIGAVFGARLPGVMGPAGPGEIEEGEDD, encoded by the coding sequence ATGCTGGTCCTCCAGCTCGTCACGCAGGTGTGCGTCGTGGCGGCGTGCGCCGGTGTCTTCCTGTTCCTGGGTGTCCAGCAGCTCCGTGCCGAGGCCGAATCGTCTGCGCTCAACATCGCCCGGAGCGTCGCGACGACGCCCGACGTCCGGGAGCTGGTGGCCGACTATTCCGCTGACCCCGGCACCCCGGGTGCGGCGGCTCTGCAGGACGGCCCTCTCCAGACGTACGCCGGCGCGGTCACCTCCCGCACCGACGTGCTGTTCGTCGTGATCACCGACGATCACGGCATCCGTCTCGCCCACCCCGACCCCGACCGACTCGGTGAGGTCGTGAGCACGAGCTTCGACGAGGCCCTCGCCGGCCGCGAGGTCGTGACGTGGGAGTCGGGCACGCTCGGCGAGTCGGCCCGGGCAAAGGTGCCGGTCTACGCCCCCGGGGCCGCGGACCGTCCCGTCGGCGAGGTGAGCGTCGGGTTCGAGCGCGCCAGCGTGTTCCGGGATCTCCCCGCTCTCCTCACCGGGATCGCCGTCGCCGTCCTGATCGCCCTCGTGCTGGGCGCGGTCGCCGCGCTGCTGATGCGCCGGCGACTCGAGCGGGTGACGCTCGGCCTGCAGCCCGAGGAGCTGGCAGCCCTCGTGCAGACGCAGACCGCCGTCTTCGAGAGTGCCGACGAGGGCGTGGTCGCGGTGGATCCGGACGGGGTCGTGCGCGTGTGGAGCGATGCGGCGACACGGATGCTGGGGGTGCGGGTCGAGCCGGGATCGGCGCTCGCCGACGCACCCGTCGACCGGGCCGCGCGCGAGGCTCTGTCGACCGGTGCACCTTCGGGCATCGCGGTCGGCGATCGCATCATCTACATCGACGTGCGTCCGGTGCGCCGCGGCTCCCGCGCGCTCGGAACGGCCGCCATCCTCCGCGACCGCACCGACCTGCTCGCGCTGACCGAACGCCTCGACGGCGTCCGCACGCTGACCGACGCGCTGCGCGCCCAGCGTCACGAATTCGCCAATCGGCTGCATGCGGCATCCGGTCTTCTCGACGCCGGCCGCGGCGACGAGGCCCGCGACTTCCTGCGCGAGGTGTCGGGCCGCGGCGCCGTCGACCCTCGCGTCGCGGGACTGGATGCCGTGACGGACCCGGTCCTGCAGTCGTTCCTCGGTGCGATGGCGGAGAGCGCGCGCGAGCGCGGCGTCGAGCTGCGGGTGGGCGAGGAGACGTTGCTGCGCAGCACGCTGCGCGAGGTGGAGGACAGCCTGGCGGTGCTCGGGAACCTCGTCGGGAACGCGGTGACGGCCGCGGCATCCCTCTCCGAGGGCCCGTCGTGGGTGGAGGTCACGCTCCTCGACGCGGTGGAGGAGGACGGGCTCGTCGTGACGGTGGCGGATTCGGGCGCGGGCATCGCGGACCCCGGAGACGTGTTCGCGGCGCGCACGAGATCCGACACCGACACGGCGGTGCACGGGCACGGCATCGGCCTGCCCCTGTCGCGTGAGATCGCGCGACGTCGCGGCGGCGAGGTCTGGATCATCGATGCGGGCGGCGACGGGATTGGCGCGGTGTTCGGGGCCCGCCTGCCGGGAGTGATGGGGCCGGCCGGCCCCGGGGAGATCGAGGAGGGCGAGGATGACTGA
- a CDS encoding response regulator, producing MTDIRVLIIDDDFRVAGVHRDIVTGVRGFAALEPVRTAADALAAVRAETPDLILADVYLPDGDGIEVVRACGVDAFVLSAATDARTVRRAFRAGALAYLVKPFEARTLADRLDRYARYRNLLSDTAPLTQEQIDRAATVLRGAPEQASLSRSATERTILGALADGEASASEVADRSGISRATAQRHLTALASRGLVEISLRYGTTGRPEHRFRLAEGAG from the coding sequence ATGACTGACATCCGAGTGCTGATCATCGACGACGACTTCCGCGTCGCCGGTGTGCACCGCGACATCGTGACGGGGGTGCGCGGATTCGCGGCGCTCGAGCCGGTGCGCACCGCAGCCGACGCGCTGGCGGCGGTGCGGGCCGAGACGCCCGACCTGATCCTCGCCGACGTCTATCTGCCCGATGGCGACGGCATCGAGGTGGTGCGCGCCTGCGGCGTCGACGCGTTCGTCCTGAGCGCGGCGACGGATGCGCGGACCGTCCGCCGGGCGTTCCGCGCCGGCGCTCTCGCCTACCTCGTGAAACCGTTCGAGGCGCGGACGCTCGCCGACCGGCTCGATCGCTACGCGCGCTACCGCAACCTGCTCTCCGATACCGCTCCGCTGACGCAGGAGCAGATCGACCGGGCCGCGACGGTGCTGCGCGGCGCACCCGAACAGGCGTCGCTGTCGCGGTCGGCGACCGAGCGGACCATCCTCGGCGCCCTCGCCGATGGCGAGGCGTCCGCAAGCGAGGTCGCCGACCGGAGCGGCATCTCGCGCGCGACGGCGCAGCGCCATCTCACCGCGCTCGCCTCGCGCGGTCTCGTCGAGATCAGCCTGCGCTACGGCACGACCGGCCGCCCCGAGCACCGCTTCCGCCTCGCGGAGGGGGCGGGATGA